One stretch of Ornithinimicrobium ciconiae DNA includes these proteins:
- the fbaA gene encoding class II fructose-bisphosphate aldolase — MPIATPEVYADMIDRAQAENFAYPAINVTSSQTLNAAIKGFADAGSDGIIQVSTGGAEYFSGQAVKDMVTGSLAFSAFAHEVAKKYDVNIALHTDHCPKDKLDGFVRPLIAASLERVKGGGLPYFQSHMWDGSATPLDENLQIARELFDLCQQARIILEVEIGVVGGEEDGVANEINDKLYTTPEDAIATMKALGPREEGRYLTALTFGNVHGVYKPGNVKLRPEILKAAQAAAAKELGLEEGALPFDLVFHGGSGSSTQEISDAVEYGVVKMNVDTDTQYAFTRPVAGFMMQNYDGVLKIDGEVGNKKMYDPRTWGKEAEASMTARVVEACENLRSAGTSK, encoded by the coding sequence ATGCCCATCGCGACCCCTGAGGTTTACGCCGACATGATCGACCGGGCTCAGGCTGAGAACTTCGCCTACCCGGCCATCAACGTCACTTCGAGCCAGACCCTCAACGCCGCCATCAAGGGCTTCGCCGACGCGGGCAGTGACGGCATCATCCAGGTCTCGACCGGTGGCGCGGAATACTTCTCCGGGCAGGCCGTGAAGGACATGGTGACCGGGTCGCTGGCGTTCAGCGCCTTCGCCCACGAGGTCGCCAAGAAGTATGACGTGAACATCGCCCTGCACACCGACCACTGCCCCAAGGACAAGCTGGACGGCTTCGTGCGCCCGCTCATCGCGGCCTCGCTCGAGCGGGTCAAGGGCGGCGGGCTGCCCTACTTCCAGTCGCACATGTGGGACGGCTCCGCCACGCCCCTGGACGAGAACCTGCAGATCGCTCGGGAGTTGTTCGACCTGTGCCAGCAGGCGCGCATCATCCTCGAGGTCGAGATCGGCGTCGTCGGTGGCGAAGAGGACGGCGTCGCCAACGAGATCAACGACAAGCTCTACACCACCCCCGAGGACGCGATCGCCACGATGAAGGCGCTCGGCCCTCGCGAGGAGGGGCGCTACCTGACCGCCCTGACCTTCGGCAACGTGCACGGCGTCTACAAGCCGGGCAATGTCAAGCTGCGCCCGGAGATCCTCAAGGCCGCCCAGGCGGCCGCGGCCAAGGAACTGGGCCTGGAGGAGGGGGCGCTGCCGTTCGACCTGGTCTTCCACGGTGGGTCGGGCTCCAGCACGCAGGAGATCTCCGACGCCGTCGAATACGGCGTCGTGAAGATGAACGTCGACACCGACACGCAGTACGCCTTCACCCGCCCGGTCGCGGGCTTCATGATGCAGAACTATGACGGCGTGCTCAAGATCGACGGTGAGGTCGGCAACAAGAAGATGTATGACCCGCGCACCTGGGGCAAGGAGGCGGAGGCCAGCATGACGGCGCGCGTCGTCGAGGCCTGTGAGAACCTGCGCTCGGCAGGGACCAGCAAGTGA
- a CDS encoding DUF3151 domain-containing protein, translating into MGIPETLLPEDGAAARLEQGVDPREVAATQPTSSLAWAKLAEHALSEGDDLEAYAFARTGYHRGLDSLRRSGWKGQGPIPWSHQPNRGFLRALAVLAKAAGRIGESDEERRCADFLRDSSAEAARELGL; encoded by the coding sequence ATGGGCATCCCGGAGACACTGCTGCCGGAGGACGGAGCTGCGGCGCGGCTCGAGCAGGGAGTCGACCCGCGCGAGGTGGCTGCGACCCAGCCGACCTCCAGCCTGGCCTGGGCCAAACTGGCCGAGCACGCACTCTCTGAGGGCGACGACCTGGAGGCCTATGCCTTTGCGCGCACCGGCTATCACCGTGGCCTGGACTCGCTGCGGCGGTCCGGCTGGAAGGGCCAGGGGCCGATCCCGTGGAGTCACCAGCCCAACCGAGGTTTCCTGCGCGCGCTCGCCGTCCTGGCGAAGGCCGCCGGCCGGATCGGCGAGAGCGACGAGGAGCGTCGGTGCGCGGACTTCCTGCGCGACTCCTCAGCCGAGGCAGCCCGCGAGCTCGGCCTCTGA
- a CDS encoding helix-turn-helix domain-containing protein — protein MKSQPSAAELDSETQALYRHILRRAPATIEEHAAELGWTRTKASSRLAELEALRLIHLNEGALISADDPRQTLGRLLDEEESELTERRQGLLDVRMALESYEEDFRQGLQQVGPPVSPWERVPSSEVPAVIERLVRTSDGPLLQVTSTLARGPGHLESVKRLRAEVMAIGREQQSVFPLSVLADLHWRELAEARSAAGERQRYLEHVPLDFIVFGDSGVLLSDEEETGVRAPDMLLVRAPNMQRMFLALFAELWRRADPVHDGGAAAADVRVLELLGLGFKDEAIARHVGLGVRTVRRRISTLMDEHGVDTRFQLGVAACRRGLLDEDDARCGEVRR, from the coding sequence ATGAAGTCTCAACCTTCAGCGGCAGAACTCGACTCTGAGACCCAGGCGCTGTACCGACATATCCTGCGTCGCGCACCGGCCACCATCGAGGAGCATGCCGCCGAACTGGGCTGGACCCGGACCAAGGCTTCCAGCCGGTTGGCAGAACTTGAGGCGTTGCGGCTGATCCACCTCAACGAGGGCGCGTTGATCAGCGCGGACGATCCGCGGCAGACGCTGGGCAGGCTCCTGGACGAGGAGGAGAGCGAGCTCACCGAGCGCCGTCAGGGGCTGCTCGACGTGCGCATGGCGCTCGAGAGCTATGAGGAGGACTTCCGTCAGGGGCTCCAGCAGGTGGGCCCACCCGTCTCGCCGTGGGAGCGCGTGCCCTCCTCCGAGGTGCCAGCGGTGATCGAGCGGTTGGTCCGCACCTCCGACGGCCCCTTGCTGCAGGTGACCTCGACCCTGGCTCGGGGGCCTGGTCACCTGGAGTCCGTCAAACGCCTCAGGGCTGAGGTCATGGCCATCGGGCGGGAGCAGCAGTCGGTCTTTCCGCTGTCGGTGTTGGCGGACCTGCACTGGCGGGAGCTGGCCGAGGCACGATCTGCTGCGGGGGAGCGGCAGCGCTATCTGGAGCATGTGCCGCTCGACTTCATCGTCTTCGGTGACAGCGGGGTGCTGCTGTCCGACGAGGAGGAGACAGGCGTCCGCGCCCCGGACATGCTGCTGGTGCGGGCGCCCAACATGCAGCGGATGTTTCTCGCCCTGTTTGCCGAGCTCTGGCGCCGAGCCGATCCTGTCCATGACGGAGGCGCCGCAGCGGCAGACGTGCGGGTGCTGGAGCTGCTGGGTCTCGGGTTCAAGGACGAGGCCATCGCCCGTCATGTTGGGCTCGGCGTGCGCACCGTGCGGCGGCGCATCTCGACCCTCATGGACGAGCACGGTGTCGACACGCGGTTCCAGCTCGGGGTGGCGGCCTGCCGACGCGGACTGTTGGACGAGGACGACGCCC